The sequence catGACTCATTATGTACTGTCCTGTTCTGCACGGTCCTGTTCTACACTATTCTGTActgctctgtactgtactgttctgcaCTGTTCTGTCCTGACCCATTCTGTCCtattctgtactgttctgtactgttctgtactgtcctgttctgcactgttctgtactgttctgtactgtcctgttctgcactgtcctgttctgtactgtcctgtactgttctgtactgttctgtactgtactgtactgtactgtcctgtcctgttctgtactgtcctgttctgtcctgggcTGTCATGTCCTGTCCtttactgttctgtcctgtcctttactgttctgtcctgttctgtactgtcctgttctgcactgtcctgttctgtactgtactgtcctgttctgtactgttctgtcctgtactgttctgtactgtactgttctgtactgtcctgtcctgttctgtactgtactgttctgtactgtcctgttctgtcctgtactgttctgtcctgtcctgttctgtcctgtactgttatgtactgtactgttctgttctgtactgtcctATTCTGCACTGTCCcattctgtactgttctgtactgccatgttctgttctgtcctgttctgttctgtactgtcctGCCCTGTCCGATTCTGTATTGTTCTGTActgccatgttctgttctgtcctgttctgtactgccctattctgtcctattctgtactgttctgttctgtcctgttctgttctgtcctgtctttTCCTATTCTGTACTGTCCTGTTCtgcactgttctgtactgttctgtactgtcccgttctgttctgtccttttctgtactgtcctgtactgttctgtcctgtactgttctgctctgtcctatATTGTActcttctgttctgtcctgtcctgtactgtcctgtcctgttctttcctgtactgttctgtcctgtacTGTTCGGTCTtgctctgctcaaaagtagtgcactttattggAGAtgaggtgcaatttgggacacacacactatccattGTATTTTTGTAATCACATTTAATTCCTCTGCTTCTCCCTTGCAGTGCCTGCAGCAGTATGTTGAACTTCTGATCAAAGAGGGCCTCGAAACCACTATTAGCTGCCCAGACTCTGCCTGCCCAAAACAAGGTCACCTGCTAGAGAATGAGGTATAGTAAAGTAGTTCTACCAGGCTTCCAATTGAACTCACTGAgcccgtcccaaatggcaccctattccctatgtagtgcactagtgtTGATCAGGGCCtataagtagggaatagggtgtcatttgagacactGTCACTGAGATCTCCAAGTACTGTAGCTATTTGTCTCTATTCCCATTGAACCTGGATGCCTCTTCAACAGGTCAAGAGTGCAACAAGCAGGGTGATGAGAGACCCATATCTGTGTATGTCTCTACGTATGTCTCTGTCTTGCAGATTGAATGCATGGTGGCAGCAGGGAGCATGCAGAGGTACAGGAGGCTGCAGTTTGAGAGAGGTACGTACAGGCAACTTccttgacctctaacccctgacagGTGACTCATGACGATTCACAAGctgtggtagtagagagagcaAGTTATCAATGTgactccctcccgctctcctccACTATAGACCTATCTTAACCTCTCAAAACATTATATAAGactcacagagagaagagactgagagTGGACACAGGACAGGCCACAGCCCTGATCACTGACCCAGTAACCCTGACACTGACCATACAGGCTGTAGGAGTAGAGAAAAGGGAGACACTGGACTGTTTATTCAGTAATGTGTCTTCTTTCTCCTCTACTTTTAGACCTATCTTAGCCTCTGTTCAGATGACATAAGGCTCTCCGACCGAGCCGAAGGCTGGGAGCTTTTTCTCTCCATCTTAACTAATCAAATTCACTTTCATTGGATTTGCGTAGGATTTAATTGGAAACCCCTTCAGATAAACAATCCTAAGACATCTGGCTCATGGATAATGGTAGATGAGAACTTTTTagtggatgcacacacacacacacacaaacacacacacagcagttgtTGTTAAATGTTCTGTACTGGATGTGTTAGGCTTTTATTTTTTACTCCTGACCACAAAAGAGTTCAAGATTAGCATAATTGTGATGATAGGGAGATCAAGCCAGGACACGGAATCATACTGTATTTCAGAATAGCTTTTATTGAGATGCCAAAGATGGAGAAGTGGAAATGGCTTCAGAAGCTGTGCTGGTAGCCTTGTTCTACATGTTTCTCTATTGGGTGTGCCGTTCCCACATGTTTCCTGTGGAGGTATGAGGTCCTAGGCATAGAAATACAATGACTAGTACGTGATTCCCCATTTTAAGTCAACGTTCCGTGATGGGTAGACCGGCGGCCATATTGACTGTACCATGAAGTCTGTTTCTGTGGTATCAGATAGCTCTGTCCATTTGTGATAGGAGGATAACAGTGGAAAATGGGCTGAAACAGGGAAGGACTACCTGAACTCATCCAATACAATGTTAGTTTTCCACTGCAAAACGTTTTGTTACAATGTCCTTTAATGAATAGGACCCTGTCCATGTGTGTCTTCCACAGAGGTGCTGCTGGACCCGTGTCGAACCTGGTGCCCGTCCTCGTCATGCCAGGCAGTGTGCCAACTGAAGGAGGGGGAAGTGGCACTACCACAGCTGGTCCAGTGCTCGGTGTGCAGGCTGGAGTTCTGCTCAGCCTGCCAGGCCAGCTGGCATAAAGGACAGGCCTGCCAGGACAACATGCCCATCATCACCTTCCTACCCGGGGAGACCAGGTAGGCTAcaacattactactactgccattACAAACacaactacaacactacaacacagctactactactactacaactactactctactactacagctactacaatACAGCTAATACTACAACATGCCTAGTACTACTACACACATACTACAACTATCACTACTACAACAAAacagctactactaccactactaatacaatacaatacacctactactactacaacacacctactacacacatactactactaatactaatactactactacaacaacgcaggtactacatttacatttacatttaagtcatttagcagacgctcttatccagagcgacttacaaattggtgctttcaccttatgacatccagtggaacagccactttacaatagtgcatctaggtcttttaagggggagggaggggggggggaagaaggattactttatcctatcctaggtattccttaaagaggtggggtttcaggtgtctactactactacacatatactactagtactactactactgtcactactacaacaatacagctactactacaactactaatacaatacacctactactactactaccactaatactacaatacacctactactactacaacacatctactattactactactactactactactaccaccaccactactactaccgctactactacaacacatttactacaactactgctgctactactacacacctactactagtaccactactactacaacaacacatCTACTATTACACacatactactactaactactactatcattgcaatacactacaatacagctaatactactacaacaacaacacacctagTACTACAACGCAtgtactactacaactactactacaaaacacatactactactactactgctaccactactacgactactactactactaccactactacaacacatttactactactactacaacaacacatttactactactactactactactacctctactacaacACATTTACTACGACtattactacttctactactactactactaccactactactaccacaacacatttactactactattactactattactattactgctactaccactactattactactactactacgactattactaccactactactagtacAACATATTTActcctactattactactactaataccactactgCAACacatttactactactactactactactactacacatttagtactactcctactacttATATTACTACACATTtattactactagtactactactactactactactactactactactaccacacatttactactactaccattactactacaaaacacctactactaccactactactacaacacacctaccactactactacaaaaGACCTACGTACttctactactatgacacacctactactactgcaacacatgtactgctactgctactactactactactactactactactactactcacctaCTGTACCCTGGACCAGGGTAGGGTTCAGTAGGAAGGAACCGGTTTGAAACATTGTAAAATGGCAAGGTTCTATTTCAACGTGTCCAATGAGTTCACAGACCATATGAACACAACAAGGCCCAACACAGAGTCAATGATGGAGTGATGTTTAACTGTTAGTATCACTTGTATTATCCTTGACAGTGCAGTATGTACTGGTCTATATATGTCCTGTCCCCTGATGATTATTGTCTTCCAGTTCCTTCTACAAGAGCGACGATGAAGATGCACCCATCAAGTGCTGTCCCAAGTGTAAGGTGTACATCGAGAGGGACGAGGGCTGTGCTCAGATGATGTGCAAGAACTGTAAGCACGCCTTCTGCTGGTACTGTCTGGAGTCTCTGGACGTGAGTAGAAGCCATAAACACTGAACACATACACAACCTTCTGCTGCTACTGCCTGGGCCTGCCATAGAGATACAGTCTAATACTCTGATACTTAGTAGTGTTCTATTGAATTGTGTGGAACCTGCAAACAGTGACCAGAGCTTGTAAAACTGGTGATGCCACTGCcatagtttattaggtacacaccAACCCATTCACAAAAATAGTTTGCTCCTACAGTGAGTCACGTGAccttggcttgctatataaagcaggcagataGGCACCGGTGCGCCaattccagtatctcagaaacggacggcctcctgggcttttcatgcACAACACTGTCTAAGGTTTACAGAGAAtagtgcaacaaacaaaaaacatccagtcagcagcagtcctgtgggcaaaaacagcttattgatgagagaggttgaaagagaatggcaagaatcccgcaagctaacaggtgggccacaaacaggcaaataacagtgcattacaacagtggtgtgcagaacggcatctggGAATGTAGAACTccccttgtcacggatgggctattgcagcagacagcCACACAGGGTTCTACTCCTATCAGCTAAACACAAGAAGAAGCAGCTCCAGGGGGCATGCGATCACCAACAATGAACAATTGAGGGGTGGAAAAACATCGCCTGGCCCGACGAATCCCAGTTCCTGTTgcatcatgctgatggcagagtcaatatttggcgtaagcagcatgagtccatcgccccatcctgcctggtgtcaacggtacagactggtggcagtggtgtaatggtgtgaggaatgttttcctggcacacgttaggtcccttgataccattTGAGCAACGTTGGAACgccacaccttgtagaatccatgcccaaaagaattcaggctgttctggaggcaaactACTCTTTTGTTGCCGTTTTTACAATAAACAAAAACATACATAGCAAAAACAATAGTTAACTTAACATTTACATACATTCTTTTCAACAAACATTAATGACATCACACttgcctggacgcacatgttccCAACGTATCCACATATGTTGTTTTCAATGCTTGTAAGAATTTGCCCCATATGACTTAAAATATTTGTTATGTTGTTTCCGTCTGTAGCCAGTTATATTTCAATAATAAAGCATTAGATTTTTACATTCTCTTAACGTTGGGGTATCATTTGACTTACAGTATTTAAGGAATAGCTTCTTCAATATAAGTGACAAAATTCTATTGTCCAACCCATTGGGTCTCTCACCACACCTCCATATGCCATGTCTTCAAATACtttatatagatagacagatgaaAAATAAACGTAAATTGTAAAACTTCTGACAGCCAGCATTCAAACTCATTTTTTGTGTGT is a genomic window of Oncorhynchus nerka isolate Pitt River linkage group LG24, Oner_Uvic_2.0, whole genome shotgun sequence containing:
- the LOC115127423 gene encoding probable E3 ubiquitin-protein ligase RNF144A-A isoform X1 — its product is MVLQGSPVPDVMTTGPSARYRHTWDLALDPLMSCKLCLGDFPREQMTTISQCQCVFCSLCLQQYVELLIKEGLETTISCPDSACPKQGHLLENEIECMVAAGSMQRYRRLQFEREVLLDPCRTWCPSSSCQAVCQLKEGEVALPQLVQCSVCRLEFCSACQASWHKGQACQDNMPIITFLPGETSSFYKSDDEDAPIKCCPKCKVYIERDEGCAQMMCKNCKHAFCWYCLESLDDDFLLIHYDKGPCRNKLGHSRASVIWHRTQNILQPKPSHHSQQNSRREQRAGTEGLHIPRLVAGATVTFTDGDSEETQRRERDVLLISDAVCFRVTELHRTRNTDTVKS
- the LOC115127423 gene encoding probable E3 ubiquitin-protein ligase RNF144A-A isoform X2 translates to MTTGPSARYRHTWDLALDPLMSCKLCLGDFPREQMTTISQCQCVFCSLCLQQYVELLIKEGLETTISCPDSACPKQGHLLENEIECMVAAGSMQRYRRLQFEREVLLDPCRTWCPSSSCQAVCQLKEGEVALPQLVQCSVCRLEFCSACQASWHKGQACQDNMPIITFLPGETSSFYKSDDEDAPIKCCPKCKVYIERDEGCAQMMCKNCKHAFCWYCLESLDDDFLLIHYDKGPCRNKLGHSRASVIWHRTQNILQPKPSHHSQQNSRREQRAGTEGLHIPRLVAGATVTFTDGDSEETQRRERDVLLISDAVCFRVTELHRTRNTDTVKS
- the LOC115127423 gene encoding probable E3 ubiquitin-protein ligase RNF144A-A isoform X3 is translated as MVLQGSPVPDVMTTGPSARYRHTWDLALDPLMSCKLCLGDFPREQMTTISQCQCVFCSLCLQQYVELLIKEGLETTISCPDSACPKQGHLLENEIECMVAAGSMQRYRRLQFEREVLLDPCRTWCPSSSCQAVCQLKEGEVALPQLVQCSVCRLEFCSACQASWHKGQACQDNMPIITFLPGETSSFYKSDDEDAPIKCCPKCKVYIERDEGCAQMMCKNCKHAFCWYCLESLDDDFLLIHYDKGPCRNKLGHSRASVIWHRTQVVGIFAGFGLLLLVASPFLLLATPFVLCCKCKCSKGDDDPLPT